CACCTGGTTATTGTAAGGGTTGAACACCTCGATGACGCGGTCGCTGCCGACCAGCTTGCCGCCGATCCGCATCTTTTCCTGACGCAGCGGCCGAAGGGGTGCGTTCATGGCTGTTCTCCCACCGGTTCCGGTCAGCCGACCGCGCGGCGCGCGGCGCCGGTCACGGCCGGCTCGGCATAATTGAGCGCCAGGTCGAAGGCGCTGAAATTGCGCAGCTTCGCGTCCGCCGCCAGGGCCGGGGTCTTGCGGTTGCAATAGAGCGGCACGCGCTGCTCCGAGACGCCGCCATGCGAGCGCAAGGGCGCGTCGAGACCCGAGAGATCATGCCGGTCGGCGCTGGTGCCGATGACGAAGGCCTTCTTCGACACCACGACGATGTCGCCGATCCGGTCCGGCGGCAGCTCGAAGCGAAAGGCGGCCTCGGCCCGCGTCAGAGCGAGCTCGACCTCGGGCAGCTTCGCGAGGCGGACCGTGATGGCCGTCACATCCTCGTCTTCCGGCAGATAGGCCGTGGCGAAGGAACCGAGCGCGCCGTGATGGGCGACATAGGGATCGGTGATCGGCAGGATCACGCGGGCCGCATCCTTGCCGAGCCAGCCATCGAGCAGCGTCTGCAGGAACAGGATCTGCGGCTTGCCGTCGGGACCATGCTTGGCGTTCATGCCATGGTCGGCGGTCAGCACCACCGTGGCGCCGGCCGCATCGAGCTGCGCCCAGTAGCGATCCATCATCTTGTAGAAGTCGTTCGCCACGGCCGTGCCCGGCGCATGCTTGTGCTGGATATAGTCGGTGGTGGAGAGATACATGATATCCGGACGGTCGCGCTGCATCAGCTTGACGCCGGCCGCGAACACGAATTCCGACAGGCCCGCGCTGTAGACCGACGGCAGCGGCAGGCCGACAAACGCCAGTGCATTGTCGATGCCATGCTCGGCCATCGTGGTCTCGTTGGCCTTCTCGGCCGAGAAGCAGATGCCGGTCATGTCCTTGCCGAGCAACTTGCGCAGCTTGTCCTTGGCGGTCACGACCACGAGCCTAGCACCCGCGTCGGCAAAGGTCGCCAGGATCGTCTCGGCCCGCAGATATTTCGGGTCGTTCATCATGATCTCGGTGCCGGCCTCGCGGTCGTAGAAGTAGTTGCCGCAGATGCCATGGACCGCCGGCGGCGCGCCGGTGACGATCGAGAGATTGTTGGGATTGGTGAAGCTCGGCACCACGCAATCGGCAAGGCGCTTGGTGCCGTGCGGCAAGGCGCGGGAAAGCCAGGGCATCATGCCTGCCTTCATCGCCTCTTCCATATAGGCCGGCTCGGAGCCGTCGATGCAGACCACCACGACCGGCGCCTTCGGCCAGGCATAGCGGCGACCATTGACGGTCAGGCTGCGTTCGCTCATCGAAATTGCCTCGTTTCCCGTTGTCGCGTTCAAGCGCTCGCGGCCAGCTTGGCCGGCGCGCCGCTCTTGACGCCCAATTCGTTCATGACGGCGCGGACCGCCTCGAGGGCACCGCGCATCTGCGCCTCGCCCAGCCGGCCGATGCAGCCGATGCGGAAGCTGTCGGCGACCGTGAGCTTGCCCGGATAGATGACATAGCCGCGCTCGCGTAAGCGGTCGTAGAAGCTCTCGAACACGAAGCGCGGGTCGGCCGGCATGTGGAAGGTGACGATGATCGGCGCCTGCAGCCGGTCGGGCAGCAGCGTCTCGAAGCCCATGGCGCGCATGCCATCGACCAGGATCCGGCAGTTGTTGCGATAGCGCGCGCCCCGCCCCTCGACCCCGCCCTCGGCCGCATGCTCGTCCAGCGCCTGGG
The nucleotide sequence above comes from Hypericibacter terrae. Encoded proteins:
- the phnA gene encoding phosphonoacetate hydrolase produces the protein MSERSLTVNGRRYAWPKAPVVVVCIDGSEPAYMEEAMKAGMMPWLSRALPHGTKRLADCVVPSFTNPNNLSIVTGAPPAVHGICGNYFYDREAGTEIMMNDPKYLRAETILATFADAGARLVVVTAKDKLRKLLGKDMTGICFSAEKANETTMAEHGIDNALAFVGLPLPSVYSAGLSEFVFAAGVKLMQRDRPDIMYLSTTDYIQHKHAPGTAVANDFYKMMDRYWAQLDAAGATVVLTADHGMNAKHGPDGKPQILFLQTLLDGWLGKDAARVILPITDPYVAHHGALGSFATAYLPEDEDVTAITVRLAKLPEVELALTRAEAAFRFELPPDRIGDIVVVSKKAFVIGTSADRHDLSGLDAPLRSHGGVSEQRVPLYCNRKTPALAADAKLRNFSAFDLALNYAEPAVTGAARRAVG